The following proteins are encoded in a genomic region of Emys orbicularis isolate rEmyOrb1 chromosome 19, rEmyOrb1.hap1, whole genome shotgun sequence:
- the JUNB gene encoding transcription factor JunB — protein MCTKMEQPFYDDSFFSGYGRAELSGPLDYKALKQNMAVNLSEPYRGLKAQLHLRGQAAEEGGAFYAPAGLPEAGANSSLKLASPELERLIIQNSNGVITTTPTPGPYFYPRGATEEQEGFADGFVKALDDLHKMNHMPPPNVSIGAAASVASSVYGASLHQEPPPVYTNLTSYNPSTMTTSSSYPTANLSYLPQTHAYGGHSLAPSLPSRVQVFKEEPQTVPDVQSPPVSPINMEDQERIKVERKRLRNRLAATKCRKRKLERIARLEDKVKTLKTENAGLSNTASVLRDQVAQLKQKVMNHVNNGCQLLLTVKMQSF, from the coding sequence ATGTGTACTAAAATGGAACAGCCGTTCTATGACGACTCCTTTTTTTCCGGCTACGGGCGTGCAGAGCTGAGCGGGCCCCTGGACTACAAGGCGCTGAAGCAGAATATGGCCGTCAACCTCTCGGAGCCCTACCGGGGCCTCAAGGCGCAGCTGCACctccggggccaggcggcggaGGAAGGAGGTGCCTTCTACGCCCCCGCCGGCCTGCCCGAGGCAGGCGCCAACTCTTCGCTCAAGCTGGCCTCGCCGGAGCTGGAGCGGCTCATCATCCAGAACAGCAACGGGGTGATCACCACCACGCCCACCCCGGGCCCCTATTTCTACCCCCGGGGGGCCACGGAGGAGCAGGAGGGTTTTGCCGACGGCTTTGTGAAGGCCCTGGACGACTTGCACAAGATGAACCACATGCCCCCGCCCAACGTCTCCATCGGTGCGGCCGCCTCGGTGGCCAGTAGCGTCTACGGGGCCTCCCTCCATCAAGAGCCGCCCCCCGTCTACACCAACCTGACCAGCTACAACCCCAGCACCATGACCACCTCCTCCAGCTACCCCACCGCCAACCTCAGCTACTTGCCCCAGACCCACGCCTACGGGGGTCACTCCTTGGCCCCCTCCCTCCCGTCTAGGGTGCAGGTCTTCAAGGAAGAGCCTCAGACCGTGCCGGATGTCCAGTCACCTCCTGTGTCTCCCATCAACATGGAAGATCAGGAGAGGATCAAGGTGGAAAGGAAGCGGCTGAGGAACCGGCTGGCGGCTACCAAGTGCCGGAAGAGGAAGCTGGAAAGGATAGCCCGGCTGGAGGACAAAGTCAAGACGCTGAAGACTGAGAACGCGGGACTGTCCAACACGGCTAGCGTCTTGAGAGATCAGGTGGCCCAACTCAAGCAGAAAGTCATGAATCACGTGAACAATGGTTGCCAGTTGCTTTTGACTGTTA